A single genomic interval of Planctomycetota bacterium harbors:
- a CDS encoding TAXI family TRAP transporter solute-binding subunit produces MSAKLESRWSWLTIWGPTVLLSLLGFALAWWFVEPAPPGAITFASGAPGGAYHAFAEQYATEFADRGVGVTLLETAGSVENIEKLLAGEADLAFVQGGTVRAEHREQLVALADVYAEPVMLFLRGIPAADFELSRLEGRRVAVGMPGSGTRPIATALLDAVGVNAERVDLGSSDATQALIDGELDAAFFVLSPDGPTVSKLLSSPGIELADFRRAEALAGRFRFLRPITLHEGAVDLAADLPRRDTRLVAPAAVLMASADTHSGIATLGIYAATSIHGKGDALDPPGTYPRRSVGDVAMSDAADYALRNGPNFLHRRLPFWAASLIDRLLILMLPLLGLLIPLLRIAPPTYRWRVRRRIYRWYKRLNDISQQLRHDADLDKLRADVAELDREIARVNVPLSYMDELYDLRLHVQFLERRLEKAARDPSGTLPA; encoded by the coding sequence GTGTCGGCAAAGCTGGAATCGCGTTGGAGCTGGTTGACGATCTGGGGCCCGACCGTGCTCCTGTCGCTGCTTGGGTTTGCGTTGGCGTGGTGGTTCGTCGAGCCGGCGCCGCCGGGCGCGATCACGTTCGCGTCCGGCGCGCCAGGCGGTGCGTATCACGCGTTTGCCGAGCAATACGCCACTGAGTTCGCCGACCGGGGCGTGGGCGTCACCTTGCTGGAGACGGCCGGCAGCGTCGAGAACATCGAAAAACTTCTCGCCGGTGAGGCGGACCTTGCCTTTGTGCAGGGCGGGACCGTCCGCGCCGAACACCGTGAGCAACTCGTCGCGCTGGCCGACGTGTACGCCGAGCCGGTGATGCTGTTTTTGCGGGGCATCCCGGCGGCCGACTTCGAGTTGTCCCGGCTCGAAGGCCGACGAGTCGCGGTGGGCATGCCCGGCAGCGGAACCCGGCCGATCGCGACGGCGCTGCTCGATGCCGTTGGCGTCAACGCCGAGCGCGTCGATCTCGGTAGCAGTGACGCGACCCAGGCATTGATCGACGGCGAACTCGACGCGGCGTTCTTCGTGCTCAGCCCCGACGGGCCGACGGTCTCCAAATTGCTTTCGAGTCCGGGCATCGAGCTGGCGGACTTTCGGCGGGCCGAAGCACTTGCGGGCAGGTTCCGCTTCCTGCGGCCGATCACGCTTCACGAGGGGGCGGTCGATCTCGCGGCCGACCTGCCCCGCCGCGACACCCGGCTGGTCGCGCCCGCCGCCGTGCTCATGGCCAGCGCCGACACGCACTCGGGCATCGCCACGCTCGGCATTTACGCCGCCACCAGCATCCACGGCAAGGGCGACGCGCTCGATCCGCCCGGCACCTATCCCCGTCGCAGCGTCGGCGATGTCGCCATGTCCGACGCCGCCGACTACGCCCTACGCAACGGCCCCAACTTCCTGCACCGCCGACTGCCGTTCTGGGCGGCGTCGCTGATCGATCGACTGCTCATCCTGATGCTCCCGTTGCTCGGACTGTTGATTCCGCTGTTGCGCATCGCGCCGCCGACGTATCGCTGGCGAGTTCGGCGGCGTATTTACCGTTGGTACAAACGGCTCAACGACATCAGCCAGCAATTGCGACACGATGCCGACCTCGACAAGCTTCGCGCGGATGTCGCCGAGCTCGACCGCGAGATCGCCCGGGTCAACGTTCCGCTGAGCTACATGGACGAGCTATACGACCTTCGGCTACACGTTCAGTTCCTCGAACGTCGGCTGGAGAAGGCGGCGCGGGACCCATCCGGTACGCTACCGGCATGA